One window of the Quadrisphaera setariae genome contains the following:
- a CDS encoding sensor histidine kinase, translating into MDVDGWGALAVAHSPDGLAVVARDGRFLDVNPAGARLCGAAAEQLVGTPSPFGGTGPRADDDVVEWSGPGGLRRAFAWTCSPVLGGGERVVSFRDVSAARQQERRLAATARAAFSVTAERSLASTLEALAEEVLQAASLAGVQVLLATPAGARLNVLGTAGFSRIPDFFDRLLECRARGARLEMVEALHSGVPRVVHHRYDAVMADPAWEPLRDHLGATPWDAFASVPLRIRGGTVGVLNAFFAPGQVVGEEELGFLLAMAGQAAVAVDHAELFQRRMDEARREERQKLARDLHDSVVQQVFSIMMQAGSLGVLARRGLPPTAEKLAAVAGELSGAAADALADLRGMVVELRPAVPSGTSLGTALRSLLEATAARSGLRCDLAIDDPDGDLLALDEQLAEDAYRVASEAVHNTVKHAAAASLGVSVLVSTTPRGLQLAVDVVDDGRGVPSEGDHRAADPLRSGGYGMTAMRERAHRWGGEVEVVAEDGGGTRVRLRVPVVRAEERR; encoded by the coding sequence GTGGACGTTGACGGGTGGGGCGCCCTCGCGGTCGCCCACAGCCCCGACGGGCTGGCCGTGGTCGCCCGCGACGGTCGCTTCCTGGACGTCAACCCCGCCGGCGCGCGGCTCTGCGGCGCCGCCGCCGAGCAGCTGGTGGGCACACCGTCGCCGTTCGGGGGCACCGGTCCGCGGGCTGACGACGACGTCGTCGAGTGGAGCGGTCCCGGTGGCCTGCGGCGCGCGTTCGCGTGGACCTGCTCGCCAGTGCTCGGCGGCGGGGAGCGGGTGGTGTCGTTCCGCGACGTCAGCGCGGCCCGGCAGCAGGAGCGCCGGCTCGCAGCCACGGCGCGGGCGGCGTTCAGCGTGACCGCGGAGCGCTCGCTCGCCAGCACCCTGGAGGCGCTGGCGGAGGAGGTGCTCCAGGCGGCGTCGCTGGCCGGTGTGCAGGTGCTCCTCGCCACGCCCGCGGGAGCGCGCCTCAACGTGCTGGGCACCGCCGGCTTCAGCCGCATCCCCGACTTCTTCGACCGGCTCCTGGAGTGCCGAGCGCGGGGCGCGCGCCTGGAGATGGTGGAGGCGCTGCACTCGGGAGTCCCGCGGGTGGTGCACCACCGCTACGACGCCGTCATGGCGGACCCGGCCTGGGAGCCCCTGCGCGACCACCTCGGGGCCACCCCCTGGGACGCCTTCGCCAGCGTTCCGCTGCGCATCCGGGGCGGCACCGTCGGTGTGCTCAACGCCTTCTTCGCGCCCGGACAGGTGGTGGGCGAGGAGGAGCTGGGCTTCCTCCTCGCCATGGCCGGGCAGGCCGCCGTCGCCGTCGACCACGCCGAGCTGTTCCAGCGCCGCATGGACGAGGCGCGCCGCGAGGAGCGCCAGAAGCTGGCCCGCGACCTGCACGACTCCGTCGTCCAGCAGGTCTTCTCGATCATGATGCAGGCCGGGTCGCTCGGCGTGCTGGCCCGACGTGGCCTGCCACCCACGGCCGAGAAGCTGGCGGCGGTGGCCGGAGAGCTCAGCGGGGCCGCCGCGGACGCCCTCGCCGACCTGCGCGGCATGGTGGTGGAGCTGCGGCCCGCCGTGCCGTCCGGCACCAGCCTCGGCACGGCGCTGCGCTCGCTCCTGGAGGCCACCGCCGCCCGCAGCGGCCTGCGCTGCGACCTCGCCATCGACGACCCCGACGGCGACCTGCTGGCCCTGGACGAGCAGCTGGCCGAGGACGCCTACCGCGTGGCCAGCGAGGCGGTCCACAACACCGTCAAGCACGCCGCGGCTGCGTCCCTGGGCGTCTCGGTGCTGGTCAGCACCACCCCGAGGGGTCTCCAGCTGGCGGTCGACGTGGTCGACGACGGTCGCGGCGTCCCGTCGGAGGGCGACCACCGCGCTGCGGACCCGCTGCGCTCCGGCGGCTACGGCATGACGGCGATGCGCGAGCGCGCGCACCGCTGGGGAGGAGAGGTCGAGGTGGTGGCTGAGGACGGCGGGGGGACCCGCGTGCGACTGCGCGTGCCCGTGGTGCGCGCCGAGGAGAGGCGGTGA
- the purU gene encoding formyltetrahydrofolate deformylase, which translates to MSSTTPTAVAVPTSRTVPLTSAGATAGAGTADLGRLLVRCQDQPGIVAAVSTFLTAAGANVVSLAQHSTAPEGGTFFQRTEFHLPALPAALPDLHARFAEQVAAPFQMDFTLTDAAHHQRVALMVSRTDHCAMDLLWRTRRGELPMTVAMVISNHPDLAEEVRSFGVPFVHVPATRDNRAQAEARVLELLAGNVDLVVLARYMQIITPAFLERVGCPLINIHHSFLPAFIGAGPYAKAKQRGVKLIGATAHYVTAELDEGPIIEQDVVRVGHQHDTPDLVRLGADVERAVLSRAVRWHVEDRVLRHEGTTVVL; encoded by the coding sequence ATGAGCAGTACGACCCCGACGGCCGTGGCCGTCCCCACCAGCAGGACCGTCCCCCTCACCAGCGCAGGAGCGACCGCCGGCGCAGGAACGGCCGACCTGGGCCGGCTGCTGGTGCGGTGCCAGGACCAGCCCGGCATCGTCGCCGCCGTCAGCACCTTCCTCACCGCAGCCGGAGCCAACGTGGTCTCCCTGGCCCAGCACTCCACCGCCCCCGAAGGCGGCACCTTCTTCCAGCGCACCGAGTTCCACCTGCCCGCCCTGCCCGCAGCCCTGCCCGACCTGCACGCCCGCTTCGCCGAGCAGGTCGCAGCCCCCTTCCAGATGGACTTCACCCTCACCGACGCCGCCCACCACCAGCGGGTGGCCCTGATGGTCTCCAGGACCGACCACTGCGCGATGGACCTGCTGTGGCGCACCCGGCGCGGGGAGCTGCCCATGACCGTGGCGATGGTCATCTCCAACCACCCCGACCTGGCCGAGGAGGTCCGCTCCTTCGGGGTGCCCTTCGTCCACGTCCCCGCCACCCGCGACAACCGCGCCCAGGCCGAGGCCCGCGTGCTGGAGCTGCTGGCCGGCAACGTGGACCTGGTGGTGCTGGCCCGCTACATGCAGATCATCACCCCGGCGTTCCTGGAGCGCGTGGGCTGCCCTCTGATCAACATCCACCACTCCTTCCTGCCGGCGTTCATCGGTGCCGGTCCCTACGCCAAGGCCAAGCAGCGGGGGGTGAAGCTGATCGGGGCGACCGCGCACTACGTCACCGCCGAGCTGGACGAGGGCCCGATCATCGAGCAGGACGTGGTGCGGGTGGGCCACCAGCACGACACCCCGGACCTGGTGCGCCTGGGCGCGGACGTGGAGCGGGCGGTGCTCTCGCGTGCGGTGCGCTGGCACGTGGAGGACCGGGTGCTGCGCCACGAGGGAACCACCGTCGTCCTCTGA
- a CDS encoding response regulator, whose protein sequence is MSGIRVLVVDDHAVVRRGVVAYLDALEDVEVVGEAEDGRAALDRLAEAAVLSELPDVVLMDLQMPRLDGVAATEEVVRRFPGVKVVILTSFGETERVHAALERGASGYLLKDAGPAEVEAALRAAVRDEVFLDAAVTRRLTQEMRAPRVGLGALTAREREVLVLVAEGRSNQEIADRLFISERTARTHVSHLLAKMGLSSRTQAALLAVKEGLVSPT, encoded by the coding sequence GTGAGCGGCATCAGGGTGCTCGTGGTCGACGACCACGCCGTGGTGCGTCGCGGGGTGGTCGCCTACCTCGACGCGCTGGAGGACGTCGAGGTGGTCGGTGAGGCCGAGGACGGACGCGCGGCGCTGGATCGGCTGGCCGAGGCCGCGGTCCTCAGCGAGCTGCCCGACGTCGTGCTCATGGACCTGCAGATGCCCCGCCTCGACGGCGTCGCCGCCACCGAGGAGGTGGTGCGGCGCTTCCCCGGCGTGAAGGTGGTCATCCTCACGAGCTTCGGGGAGACCGAGAGGGTGCACGCCGCGCTGGAGCGGGGCGCGTCCGGCTACCTCCTCAAGGACGCCGGCCCGGCCGAGGTCGAGGCCGCGCTGCGCGCCGCCGTGCGCGACGAGGTCTTCCTCGACGCCGCCGTCACCCGTCGCCTGACGCAGGAGATGCGGGCGCCCCGGGTCGGCCTCGGCGCCCTCACGGCCCGCGAGCGCGAAGTGCTGGTGCTGGTGGCCGAAGGGCGTTCGAACCAGGAGATCGCCGACCGGCTCTTCATCAGCGAGCGGACCGCGCGCACCCACGTGAGCCACCTGCTGGCCAAGATGGGGCTCTCCTCGCGCACGCAGGCGGCGCTGCTGGCGGTCAAGGAGGGGCTGGTCAGCCCGACCTGA
- a CDS encoding SDR family NAD(P)-dependent oxidoreductase, whose product MTGSDTAGGEEPRTSVVTGGGRGLGRAVAERLLCDGHRVTVLDLDPGEPLPGLRLLACDVTDPDAVTAAFARVAREDGGLDVLVNGAGLLSPRTSYRESSKEELLRYLTVNAVGAVLTVQAAHEQLVASGRGAVVNIASRTFFTGSPGQLGYVASKGALLGITRVLARELGPHGITVNAAVPGQVATPGIRQHSTEADLNRTMAQQAIPRRGQPQDLAGLVSFLAGDDARMITGQTVVCDGGGLLH is encoded by the coding sequence ATGACCGGGTCCGACACCGCCGGCGGCGAGGAGCCCCGCACCAGCGTGGTCACGGGAGGCGGGAGGGGTCTGGGCCGCGCCGTCGCCGAGCGGCTGCTGTGCGACGGGCACCGCGTCACGGTCCTCGACCTCGACCCGGGCGAGCCCCTGCCGGGGCTGCGTCTGCTCGCGTGCGACGTCACCGACCCCGACGCCGTCACCGCCGCGTTCGCCCGGGTGGCGCGCGAGGACGGCGGTCTGGACGTCCTCGTCAACGGTGCGGGTCTACTGTCGCCGCGCACGTCCTACCGGGAGAGCTCCAAGGAGGAGCTGCTCCGCTACCTCACCGTCAACGCCGTCGGCGCGGTGCTCACCGTGCAGGCCGCGCACGAGCAGCTCGTGGCCAGCGGGCGCGGAGCCGTGGTCAACATCGCCTCCCGCACCTTCTTCACCGGCAGCCCCGGCCAGCTCGGGTACGTCGCGAGCAAGGGCGCGCTGCTGGGCATCACGCGCGTGCTGGCCCGGGAGCTGGGGCCGCACGGCATCACGGTCAACGCGGCCGTGCCGGGGCAGGTCGCCACGCCCGGCATCCGCCAGCACTCGACCGAGGCCGACCTCAACAGGACCATGGCGCAGCAGGCGATCCCCCGGCGCGGGCAGCCGCAGGACCTCGCGGGTCTGGTGTCGTTCCTGGCGGGCGACGACGCCCGGATGATCACCGGCCAGACCGTCGTCTGCGACGGCGGCGGCCTCCTGCACTGA